The sequence CGACCTGATCGGCGCGCGTTTGGTCCAAAGTTTTTCCCATCCCACCTCATCCTTTTGCATTTTAATGTTTATTTGATTTTATAGCGCACCGGACACCCGGATGTCCAGCGTTTTCCGGAAGGGCCTAAACGTGACGGGCGGTTTCGTTTCAGCGCCGCCACGCGTCGAAAACAACAAACAACAATTAAAAAAACCTCGCGGATTTCGCGAGGATCATGCGGCGGATCGGCGGCGCCCTCAATGGATGCGGCGGATGAGCCCCACCACTTTGCCGAGGATGGTCACCTGGGGAAGCAGAATGGGCTCCATGAGGTCATTTTCCGGTTGAAGGCGGACATAATCCTTTTCCTTGTAAAAGCGCTTCACGGTGGCCTCTTCATCCGGGGTCATGGCCACGACGATGTCGCCGTTGTCCGCGGTGGGCTGTTGCCGGACGATGACGTAGTCCTTGTCGAAGATGCCGGCATTGATCATGCTGTCCCCCTGTACGGAAAGGATGAAATGCTTGCCGTTGCCCACCATTTTTTTGGGAAGGGGAATGTATTCCTCAATGTTTTCCACGGCGGTGATCGGTTCTCCGGCAGTCACCTTCCCGACCAGCGGAACCATCACCGTGTCGGTTTCCGGGCGGCGTTCCTTCGTCGGGCGATCCAAAATCTCAATGGCCCTCGGCTTGGTCGGATCGCGCCGGATGAATCCCTTTTTTTCCAGGCGGGACAAATGGCCGTGAACGGTCGAACTGGAGGCGAGCCCCACCGCTTCGCCGATTTCCCGGACGGAGGGAGGGTAACCCTTTTCCTCCACCTCTTTTTTTATGTAATCCAGAATCGCCTGTTGCCGGGGAGACAGTTTGGACATGCGCTCATCTCCTTTCTCGGACACA comes from Planifilum fulgidum and encodes:
- the lexA gene encoding transcriptional repressor LexA: MSKLSPRQQAILDYIKKEVEEKGYPPSVREIGEAVGLASSSTVHGHLSRLEKKGFIRRDPTKPRAIEILDRPTKERRPETDTVMVPLVGKVTAGEPITAVENIEEYIPLPKKMVGNGKHFILSVQGDSMINAGIFDKDYVIVRQQPTADNGDIVVAMTPDEEATVKRFYKEKDYVRLQPENDLMEPILLPQVTILGKVVGLIRRIH